The Acetivibrio cellulolyticus CD2 genome has a segment encoding these proteins:
- a CDS encoding Gfo/Idh/MocA family protein — translation MTKNINWGIMGCGGIAREFADALKAVEGANLIAAASKSGKAKQFAEDFNLAYYYDDYEEFVRNEEIDVVYVATTHNFHYENTMLCLNNNKHVLCEKAFTLNAKQASRLIEIAKSKKLFLMEAMWTRFSPALAKLISVIKAGVIGEIKTLKGDFCIDVPFDPKHRLYNINLAGGSLLDLGIYPITFACMILERYPVEITGTLNIGKTSVDQESHYLLKFDKGETALLSSACTYSAPIDFVIYGTKGRIVVPNFYFPAKLILMKNGKTEEIISVPYESNGKNYEAIEVMECILQNKTQSDKQTFYDTLKIMEILDSLREAYLTYPNENDF, via the coding sequence ATGACTAAAAATATAAACTGGGGAATTATGGGCTGCGGTGGTATAGCAAGGGAATTTGCAGATGCGTTAAAAGCTGTTGAGGGTGCCAATTTAATAGCAGCAGCTTCAAAATCGGGTAAAGCGAAACAATTTGCAGAGGATTTTAATTTGGCTTATTATTATGATGATTATGAAGAGTTTGTAAGAAATGAAGAAATCGATGTAGTATATGTGGCGACAACTCACAATTTTCACTACGAAAATACTATGCTGTGCCTTAATAATAATAAGCATGTACTTTGTGAAAAGGCGTTTACATTAAATGCAAAGCAGGCGTCAAGGCTTATTGAAATAGCAAAATCAAAAAAGCTGTTTTTGATGGAGGCTATGTGGACAAGATTTTCACCTGCACTTGCCAAATTAATAAGCGTTATAAAAGCTGGTGTTATAGGAGAAATAAAAACACTAAAAGGAGATTTTTGTATCGATGTTCCTTTTGACCCCAAACACAGACTGTATAATATTAATTTAGCAGGAGGGTCTCTTTTGGATCTGGGGATTTATCCCATAACATTTGCCTGTATGATTCTTGAAAGATACCCGGTGGAAATAACCGGTACCTTAAATATTGGAAAAACTAGTGTGGATCAAGAATCGCACTACCTTTTGAAATTTGATAAAGGTGAAACAGCGTTGCTTTCTTCAGCATGTACATATTCAGCACCTATAGATTTTGTAATATACGGTACTAAAGGGCGAATTGTGGTTCCTAACTTTTATTTTCCGGCAAAACTTATATTAATGAAAAACGGTAAAACTGAAGAAATTATTAGTGTGCCTTATGAGTCAAACGGGAAGAATTACGAGGCAATAGAAGTTATGGAGTGTATCCTTCAAAATAAGACGCAGAGCGATAAGCAAACCTTTTATGATACCCTTAAAATAATGGAAATCTTGGATTCTTTAAGAGAAGCTTATTTGACATATCCAAATGAAAATGATTTTTGA
- a CDS encoding sugar ABC transporter substrate-binding protein: protein MKKLVNRISLFLFTLVFLFACSGCVTSVQPTDANSGSDSDSTDTSKSEISIGLSLPTQKEERWVKDRITMEAEAKALGVDLKVQVSEDDAVKQDSQCDYLISQGIDILILAPSDAKSSASIVDKAHKAGIKVISYDRLVMGTDVDVYLSFDNVKVGELQGEYITKLVPKGNYVVLAGSPSDNNATLFKKGAMKYIQPLADKGDIKIVLEDAITDWQPSEAMKKMQTALSANGNKIDAVLAPNDGTAGGCIQALAEQKLDGKIPITGQDSELQAAQRIVQGTQTMTIFKDTRELGKEAIKIAKKILNGEDLGATQTVNNEKIDVPSILLTPVVVDKNNIDDVLINSGYLKKDDVYKK from the coding sequence TTGAAAAAACTTGTTAATCGTATTTCTTTGTTTTTGTTTACACTTGTTTTTCTATTTGCTTGTTCTGGTTGTGTTACTTCCGTCCAACCTACAGATGCAAATTCGGGATCAGATTCTGACAGCACTGATACTTCTAAAAGTGAAATTTCTATAGGTTTGTCTCTTCCAACTCAAAAAGAGGAACGTTGGGTAAAGGATAGAATTACAATGGAAGCAGAAGCAAAAGCTCTTGGAGTTGATCTAAAAGTTCAAGTATCTGAAGATGATGCTGTAAAACAGGACTCACAATGTGACTATTTGATTTCCCAGGGCATTGATATACTTATTTTGGCACCAAGTGATGCTAAAAGCTCTGCTTCAATAGTAGACAAGGCGCATAAAGCTGGAATAAAAGTTATTTCTTACGATAGACTTGTAATGGGAACTGATGTGGATGTTTATCTTTCCTTTGACAATGTAAAAGTTGGTGAACTTCAAGGAGAATATATAACAAAACTGGTACCAAAGGGAAACTATGTAGTTCTTGCAGGGTCGCCATCTGATAACAATGCAACCTTGTTCAAAAAGGGAGCCATGAAGTACATACAACCTCTTGCTGATAAAGGCGATATAAAAATTGTATTGGAAGATGCAATAACTGATTGGCAGCCAAGTGAAGCTATGAAGAAGATGCAAACTGCATTGTCAGCTAATGGTAATAAGATTGATGCTGTACTGGCACCAAATGACGGAACTGCCGGGGGCTGTATTCAAGCTTTGGCTGAACAAAAGCTTGATGGAAAAATTCCTATTACAGGTCAAGATTCCGAATTGCAAGCTGCACAAAGAATTGTGCAAGGAACACAAACCATGACTATATTTAAAGATACAAGAGAATTAGGTAAGGAAGCTATCAAGATAGCGAAAAAAATACTGAATGGAGAAGATCTTGGAGCAACCCAAACAGTAAACAACGAAAAAATAGATGTTCCATCAATACTTCTTACTCCAGTAGTAGTTGATAAAAATAATATTGATGATGTTCTAATTAATAGCGGATATCTCAAGAAAGACGATGTCTACAAGAAGTAA
- a CDS encoding methyl-accepting chemotaxis protein — protein sequence MNKTFNLKKILKKSISISRNFQFRSIKYKIIAVLVFLIFALVTVNMINNSYYRSTISKYEDIINTLVKENSIMVSTMDIRQTLREIIIDCKNTEKLEGYKEYKNNMSILQKEVGSSTNKEVAASRKALFVQMNKFIEVADNLVKMAGEYDARATDEYNNASKIGDYMRESSIELSTNELKYSQILIKQIGAANNLTQKISYTIIIVVVLICLFLTFFTTRNIINSLNKLINVSEKIADGKLSTKQCEVNSKDEIGKLASSVNIMQQNLFKMVKLISANGNHMHTTLASLDNFIHENSVAGQQLVAAFDTVAKSADEEADLIKHTLISITDINESIKNIYDETELVISSADTALSKAIDGESKLKKVISQTILVQGLIDSISLTANELYEYSIKISNITKFINGISTQTNLLALNASIEAARAGEAGRGFAVVAGQVKTLAEQSNQSSGEIKNVIENIKQLINNMKLGIEKSVEEIKSTASIINEETKAFNEIVLANQTVNNQILSINKRLDAAKYNIGKINETSSSVANIATELLDNSKQAQGTIEHQVATQENFAQSASELKDMSIEFSKVISNFHLEE from the coding sequence ATGAACAAAACCTTTAATTTAAAGAAAATTCTTAAAAAATCAATTAGCATATCGCGCAATTTTCAATTTAGAAGCATCAAGTATAAAATAATCGCGGTTCTTGTTTTTTTAATCTTTGCTCTTGTAACAGTAAATATGATAAACAACTCCTATTATAGGTCTACAATTTCTAAATATGAAGATATAATAAATACACTGGTTAAAGAAAATAGTATTATGGTAAGTACTATGGATATTCGTCAGACGTTGAGAGAAATAATCATAGATTGTAAAAATACAGAGAAGCTTGAAGGGTACAAAGAATATAAAAATAATATGAGTATTCTGCAAAAAGAAGTTGGAAGTAGCACGAATAAGGAGGTAGCTGCTTCAAGAAAGGCTCTCTTTGTTCAAATGAACAAATTTATAGAGGTAGCAGATAATCTCGTGAAGATGGCCGGTGAGTATGATGCAAGGGCTACAGATGAGTATAACAATGCGTCTAAAATTGGTGATTATATGAGGGAAAGCTCTATAGAACTTTCAACCAATGAGTTAAAATACAGCCAGATTTTAATCAAACAGATAGGTGCTGCAAATAACCTTACTCAAAAAATATCCTATACAATAATAATTGTAGTGGTATTAATATGTTTGTTCTTAACATTCTTTACAACAAGAAATATAATAAATTCCTTAAACAAGCTAATAAATGTAAGTGAGAAAATTGCAGATGGAAAGTTATCTACCAAACAATGTGAAGTCAATAGTAAAGATGAAATTGGGAAACTTGCCAGTTCGGTAAATATAATGCAGCAGAATTTATTTAAAATGGTAAAGCTTATTTCTGCTAACGGAAATCATATGCATACAACATTAGCTTCTTTGGACAATTTTATTCATGAGAACTCTGTAGCAGGACAACAGCTTGTTGCTGCTTTTGACACGGTTGCTAAGTCTGCTGATGAGGAAGCAGATTTAATAAAACATACATTGATTTCAATTACAGATATAAATGAATCAATTAAAAACATTTATGATGAGACAGAATTGGTTATTAGTAGTGCTGATACTGCCCTAAGTAAAGCGATAGATGGTGAATCGAAACTAAAAAAAGTAATTTCTCAAACTATATTGGTTCAAGGACTTATAGATAGTATAAGTCTAACTGCCAATGAGCTTTATGAATATTCAATAAAAATCAGTAATATCACTAAATTTATAAATGGTATTTCTACCCAAACTAACTTATTAGCGCTAAATGCATCTATAGAAGCAGCGAGAGCAGGTGAAGCGGGGAGAGGATTTGCTGTTGTTGCAGGTCAAGTAAAAACTCTCGCAGAGCAATCGAATCAATCTTCAGGTGAGATTAAAAATGTTATTGAAAATATAAAACAGTTAATTAATAATATGAAATTGGGTATTGAGAAGAGTGTAGAAGAAATTAAATCAACTGCTTCAATTATCAATGAAGAGACAAAAGCGTTTAATGAAATTGTACTTGCAAACCAGACTGTTAATAATCAGATATTATCTATAAACAAGAGACTAGATGCAGCAAAATACAATATCGGCAAAATTAACGAAACCAGCAGTTCGGTTGCCAATATAGCAACAGAGCTGCTAGATAATTCTAAACAGGCGCAGGGGACAATAGAACATCAGGTTGCTACCCAAGAAAACTTTGCCCAGTCAGCATCTGAGCTTAAGGATATGTCTATTGAATTTAGCAAAGTAATCAGTAATTTTCATTTAGAAGAATAA
- a CDS encoding MBOAT family O-acyltransferase — translation MAVTIIVDYLVGIFIWKMEGNKKRLFLIVSLICNIGFLFVFKYFNFFNSNLARLAAFLNWNYPISNLSIILPIGLSFHTFQSMSYIIEVYRGKCKPERHFGIYALFVMFYPQLVAGPIERPQNLLHHFHEEKHFDFSRFVDGLRLMLWGLFKKVVIADNLALIVDSVYNNPYKFKGSSLIIATYFFAFQIYCDFSGYTDIARGAARVMGFELMKNFDRPYFSKSISEFWKRWHISLSSWFKDYVYISLGGNRVGKFKWYRNLMITFLLSGLWHGASWTYVIWGGINGFYLVFAIWTSKLRDKFYEVTRLEKLPLLKKFIKVVITFNLISFSWIFFRANRLKDALYIIKNLFNGVRLFPKFGYMEYKFDFYLGIILISFLIIIELLQRTTKIGTMLEKKPAIVRWSVYAAGIVFILLLGVSNSSQFIYFQF, via the coding sequence TTGGCAGTTACTATAATAGTAGACTACTTGGTTGGGATTTTTATCTGGAAAATGGAAGGAAACAAGAAGAGACTATTTCTTATTGTGAGTTTAATATGCAATATTGGCTTTCTCTTTGTTTTTAAATATTTCAATTTCTTTAACAGCAATCTGGCACGTTTGGCAGCATTCCTTAATTGGAACTATCCTATCAGCAATCTTTCCATTATTTTGCCTATAGGCTTGTCTTTTCACACCTTTCAGAGCATGAGCTATATAATTGAGGTATATAGAGGAAAATGCAAACCTGAAAGGCACTTTGGAATTTATGCCCTGTTTGTTATGTTTTACCCGCAGTTGGTTGCAGGCCCGATTGAAAGACCTCAAAACCTGCTGCACCACTTCCATGAAGAAAAGCACTTTGATTTTAGCAGATTTGTAGACGGATTAAGACTAATGTTGTGGGGATTGTTTAAGAAGGTCGTTATCGCAGACAATCTGGCACTTATAGTTGACAGTGTTTATAACAATCCATACAAATTTAAGGGTTCATCTTTAATAATTGCTACATACTTTTTTGCATTCCAGATTTACTGTGATTTTTCCGGCTATACAGATATAGCAAGAGGTGCTGCAAGAGTTATGGGCTTTGAACTCATGAAGAATTTCGACAGACCCTATTTTTCAAAATCAATCTCAGAATTCTGGAAGCGCTGGCATATATCACTCTCAAGCTGGTTTAAAGACTACGTTTATATATCACTTGGCGGCAACAGAGTTGGAAAATTCAAATGGTACCGTAATCTTATGATTACATTTTTATTAAGCGGATTATGGCATGGTGCCAGCTGGACATATGTTATCTGGGGCGGCATCAACGGATTTTATCTTGTTTTTGCCATATGGACTTCCAAGCTGCGTGACAAATTTTACGAGGTTACCAGGCTTGAAAAATTGCCACTACTCAAAAAGTTTATAAAAGTGGTAATTACCTTTAACCTCATATCGTTTTCCTGGATTTTCTTTAGAGCTAATAGGCTAAAGGATGCTTTATATATTATTAAAAATCTCTTCAACGGGGTACGGTTATTCCCTAAATTCGGATATATGGAATACAAGTTTGATTTTTACCTTGGAATAATTCTAATAAGCTTTCTGATTATTATTGAGCTTTTACAACGCACAACAAAAATCGGCACTATGTTGGAGAAGAAGCCGGCTATTGTTCGTTGGTCCGTCTATGCAGCCGGTATAGTCTTTATTTTGCTTTTGGGCGTGTCCAATTCATCACAGTTTATTTATTTTCAGTTTTAA
- a CDS encoding acyltransferase translates to MKRKTGLDLIRTFAIFFVVGVHFFFHTNFYKVPVAGKNMMAQVALRWFFTMCVPLFIMLTGYLQTEKKPEKKYFKKIIPILGVYLFYSVLSIFMRIMFLNENKSILKWIAEILVFSADKYSWYINMYIGLFLLTPFLNLIHKNLKDAKEYKIFLVILIFLTGLPSFFNSLATQNEIFNALSFSDWWTRIYPITYYFIGAYIKEYQVKLNKKLAMISLALIVLFETALTVFYSWNKAFVAVIGDYDSIFIMAGAVLFFLMFYDIKIENRHLSGLLGTISVLSLDIYLCSYISDKLVYRFVMKYIFKSQQQIMFYSLFVVMASFTLAFIVAYLRYKAVRIRPIQNSKFMKSISQ, encoded by the coding sequence ATGAAGCGGAAAACAGGATTGGACCTGATTAGGACCTTTGCGATTTTTTTTGTAGTTGGCGTACATTTCTTTTTTCATACAAATTTCTACAAAGTTCCTGTAGCAGGCAAAAATATGATGGCGCAGGTTGCGTTAAGATGGTTTTTTACAATGTGTGTACCTTTGTTTATAATGCTTACGGGATACTTACAGACGGAAAAGAAGCCTGAAAAAAAGTATTTTAAGAAGATAATACCAATTTTAGGTGTGTATTTGTTTTATTCTGTATTGTCAATTTTTATGAGGATAATGTTTCTGAATGAAAATAAAAGTATTTTAAAGTGGATTGCAGAAATCCTGGTGTTTAGCGCAGATAAGTATTCCTGGTATATAAATATGTATATAGGTCTCTTTCTTTTAACACCATTTTTAAACCTTATACACAAGAATTTGAAGGATGCAAAGGAGTATAAGATATTTTTAGTTATTCTGATTTTCTTGACAGGGTTGCCCAGCTTCTTTAATTCCTTGGCAACACAGAATGAAATTTTCAATGCGCTTTCGTTCTCTGATTGGTGGACAAGGATTTATCCTATCACTTATTATTTTATAGGTGCTTACATTAAGGAATATCAGGTTAAATTAAACAAAAAACTTGCCATGATATCTCTTGCTTTGATAGTTTTGTTTGAAACTGCCTTGACTGTATTTTATTCCTGGAACAAAGCATTTGTAGCTGTAATAGGGGATTATGATTCAATATTTATTATGGCTGGGGCTGTATTGTTTTTCCTTATGTTTTATGACATTAAAATTGAAAATAGGCACTTAAGCGGATTACTAGGTACGATATCCGTATTATCTTTAGATATATATCTGTGCTCATATATAAGTGACAAATTAGTTTATCGTTTTGTGATGAAGTATATATTTAAGTCTCAGCAGCAAATAATGTTCTATTCTCTTTTTGTTGTTATGGCATCCTTTACATTAGCCTTTATTGTTGCATATTTAAGATACAAAGCTGTGAGAATTAGACCAATACAAAATAGCAAATTTATGAAATCTATTTCACAATAA
- a CDS encoding TPM domain-containing protein: MLYLYKKLSIISLIFILVSLLTGIVAYASNPNNVVDNLNYLSESEVTKLQARIDTIKETYTLDTVIVITDNTEGKSSEAYADDYYDYNGYGLDSDYSGLLMLINMQDKKVWISTEGRAIDIFTDSRISYMVNHVTRSLSNANYYEACNKFIEDVNSYANSGVPSGQYRVETDASYLSKVSRLLRSWPVYIIALIISIVATLIVSYSSKGKVTINTRTYEESGSFVLSENVDNYIRESTTRTKIERNSGGGGSSTHTGSSGRSHGGGGGSF, encoded by the coding sequence GTGCTCTATTTGTATAAAAAGCTTAGCATTATATCACTGATTTTTATACTTGTCTCACTTTTAACAGGCATTGTAGCATATGCCTCCAACCCAAATAATGTAGTTGATAATTTAAATTATCTGTCAGAGAGCGAAGTTACAAAGCTTCAAGCCAGAATTGACACAATAAAGGAAACATACACCCTTGATACTGTCATAGTTATTACAGACAATACAGAAGGTAAGTCTTCAGAGGCGTACGCCGACGACTATTATGATTACAACGGGTATGGGCTAGATAGCGATTACTCAGGCTTATTAATGCTCATTAACATGCAAGACAAGAAAGTATGGATATCTACCGAAGGAAGAGCAATTGACATTTTTACAGACAGCAGAATTTCATATATGGTAAACCATGTAACTAGATCACTCTCAAATGCCAATTATTATGAAGCCTGCAACAAATTCATTGAAGATGTAAACAGCTACGCAAATTCAGGCGTTCCCAGCGGCCAGTATAGAGTTGAAACCGATGCTTCTTACTTAAGTAAGGTTTCTCGCTTGTTGAGATCTTGGCCAGTTTATATCATCGCATTGATAATATCTATAGTTGCTACTCTCATAGTATCCTACTCCAGTAAAGGAAAGGTCACAATTAACACCCGAACCTACGAAGAAAGTGGCTCCTTTGTTCTTTCTGAAAATGTCGATAACTATATAAGAGAATCTACTACACGAACAAAAATCGAGCGCAATTCAGGTGGCGGCGGCAGCAGTACTCATACCGGCAGCAGCGGAAGAAGTCATGGCGGTGGTGGCGGCAGCTTCTAA